A window of Cryptomeria japonica chromosome 3, Sugi_1.0, whole genome shotgun sequence contains these coding sequences:
- the LOC131041378 gene encoding uncharacterized protein LOC131041378: MWEEELLSALDTLKDREREKEISIAASSMASPPPCTGEASHALAPSQFGLNLDPLKFVLKKTPKNDKEKTKKTVDPRSVDESCVLHQRGSILMIHHKYRII; the protein is encoded by the exons atgtgggaagaag AATTGTTGAGTGCACTTGATACGCTCAAGGATCGAGAGAGGgaaaag gaaatatccatagctgcttcatcaatggcgagccctcctccatgtactggagaagcatctcatgcTTTG GCCCCTTCGCAGTTCGGCCTtaacttggatcctttgaagtttgtgctcaagaaaactcctaagaatgacaaggagaagacaaagaagacaGTAGATCCTAGATCAGTAGATGAG agctgcgtactgcatcaaagaggctcaattttgatgatccaccacaagtataggatcatatag